Below is a genomic region from Hevea brasiliensis isolate MT/VB/25A 57/8 chromosome 3, ASM3005281v1, whole genome shotgun sequence.
TTAAATTGTTCAATGAAGTCCACCTTTTTATTCCGATGAAGCAGATGGTTGAAGGCTTTTAGAACTGTACCATCTTCTATTGATAAAATCTTAAGTGGAACATGGCTACTTGCTCTATTGAAAATCAACAACATAATTCCTGGACTGATGCGAATAACAAAACACATTTGTGAGTAAGACAAACAAATAGgaggaagaaaaataaaacaaaacaaggaccaaaacttggcacaCATTTCAGAACTCATTTAATCAAGCAACTGAATAAGAAATACAAGGCATTAGTTTCTGAAAAATGTCAGAAGAAAATGTACATACTTATGGAAAGACAATGATGAACAAGGTTTGTTGCCATGCATCTACTCATGCAAAAGGCTAAGAGACTGAGTGTTCCATTATAGtaataacttataaattaaagctCCATTACAATGATAACGAGACTAAGCATGAGTCTTTAAAATGAGAATGCATCAGACCCACACCCATTCACAGGAGTGTGGCACATGCGCACCCGCGCACGCgcacacacagagagagagagagagagagagagtgagagagagagagattacctgattttaatttcttgtacaTGTTTATCTGATATAGAGTACAACATTGTATAGTTTTTAAGGTCAAAAACCTTGTAAACGCTGACcacaaaaatttattaaaaaagaatGTTAGAATTGGTAATGAAACATTTTGCAATCACACAGAAAGAAGATGAAAGGTACCTGTCTTGGGCAGAGTATGTTAGGACCTTTCCATTAACATCATCAAATTCTACAAACCCTGGCCACTTCAAGGACTCAGACTCAAAAAGAGCAAAACCAGCATCTGGCTTGCCCCTCCTTATATAcctaacaatttaaatcaaagcattaatttcactATTTAACACATACAATAATAAGATTGACATATAACAAAGAAaagatatacatatatatgtaatgAAGAAAAGATATCGCCATACTCAATTCTAGTTGATCTGCATTTCAAGGAGCTAAAGTTGTCTGAAGCATAAACTGAAACTGTGATGAGTGAATCATTGTTCTTATTATAGAACAAGCTTCGAATGACTTCATCAGGACTCACATTCAGAAAACATATCCTTTGATTTGACTCTGCATGTATAGTAGTCATCAAAAGTATGAGATACACCTTAACTTAATAAATAAATCTTAAGTACAAATAAAGATCCTTAACAATAGTCATTATTTCCTTGCAATGTCATAATCTCTGTTATTACCTCTACTAAAAGCTGCACAAACACCAGAATGTGCAAGAGCAAAGACAATGTCACGTGCAGCTACAATCTCAATGACTTTTGTTCTCTTCATCAAAAAGGGCAGCACTACCGAACAATGGCCCTTGGGATCATGAGTATCATACTCCTCCTAAATGAAAGTAAACCAAACACAAGTAAGTCTTTCTTGtaacagaaaataaaaataataataatgaacatTCCATAGCCATGTTAAAGAGATGCACCAGATCAGAACTTATTTCTTTCCTGATGCCCCTTATTTAATATGAAAAACAAAAACCATAAAAAGTAAGAGTGAACATGAATCAGCAGCATTCTCAGTTTATAAACAAGGCTCCAGCTTGAAACAACAATAATTAAGTAACAATTCAGACATCTGACAAAAAgcaataattaaatcaaaatttgaatagactcgtaaaattataattttttttctttccccATTGTAATGGAAGTTGAGGATTTGACCAAAATTTtgttaaaagaagaaaaaaaaaatggatagaGTGGTGAAGATGTGAGCAaaaagggtgagagagagagagggaggataCCATCAAACTCATATTGCGAAACCTCTCCTGGGAATTGCTCATACTGAAAGCACGATCTCGCTTAGAAGAAATCTCGCGTCTCTGCAACTTCTTAACAGTGTTAGAAAATCCATTGGTGCGAGGCCTTTTCTTCGCCAATATCCTCCTTCCCGAGCATGGCCTTGGATTCGCCGATATCCTCCTTCCTTCCATCCTCCTAAACTACTTGTATTTCACCGCCAGACCCGAGAGACGGAGAAGGAAAATCAACACTCCCTCCCTCTCAATCTCTCTCCacctttaattttaattctatCCTAGTAACAAAAACCCTAAaacagaagaaagaaagaaagaagaataccTCACTGCTCAACCTCGAGGCCAAACCCTAAATTATAGAAACAGAAAAGAAAGCAAAGAAGCCCAATTCAATTGCCTGAGCAAAAACCTCTCTCTTGCTGTTCGTGTCGGTCACAGTGCGCCTGTGAGAGATGAGACGATTGGGAGGAAGAGTAGCATCTCTACAAGAACTAGAAAATCAGGGAGAGGCATAAAAGCCATTAATATTATATTCTTTTTCCCATTCAATTTAAacttttgaattaattttaaactttcatttaaaaagaaaataaaaaacaaaaataaacacaATATACATTCCCTTCCAAACTTCTATATTTTTTaagattaattataaaaattctaaaatttgtcttaaaatatatttttattttaaaaagtaaatatttttaattttatattaaaatgaaATTGACATATTAATAGAATTTTTGGAATAAAATACATCATAGTGTATTTTAATACAAAATCTcaagaaatttttataataaatttattttatttaaatatgttaattttgattattatataaaatagatGTTTTTACTTTGTATATCTCGTAGATATAATAGCAAATAAAAACTATGTTTGGAATTTGTTTAGCATTATTATTTAAAGTTATTAttaagtaaaatattttttaaaatatattaattaaaattattaaaaataatttaaaattaaatttaataaattttaattataaaaatattaaaataattaaaatttttttaataatatttaaaatgatgcttttatttttaaaaaattataatattaaactgaTACTTAATATGATCAAATTATAGGAAGAAATTATTAGAATTCAAAGTTGAGAGGGTCCCATAAGATATACAAGATTTTTATGTACACAACAGAACATATATTTAATTTTAGGACAGG
It encodes:
- the LOC110668743 gene encoding uncharacterized protein LOC110668743, with translation MEGRRISANPRPCSGRRILAKKRPRTNGFSNTVKKLQRREISSKRDRAFSMSNSQERFRNMSLMEEYDTHDPKGHCSVVLPFLMKRTKVIEIVAARDIVFALAHSGVCAAFSRESNQRICFLNVSPDEVIRSLFYNKNNDSLITVSVYASDNFSSLKCRSTRIEYIRRGKPDAGFALFESESLKWPGFVEFDDVNGKVLTYSAQDSVYKVFDLKNYTMLYSISDKHVQEIKISPGIMLLIFNRASSHVPLKILSIEDGTVLKAFNHLLHRNKKVDFIEQFNEKLLVKQENENLQILDVRNAELMEVSRTEFMTPSAFIFLYENQLFLTFRNRTVAVWNFRGELVTSFEDHLLWHPDCNTNNIYITSDQDLIISYCKAESEDQWMEGNAGSINVSNILTGKCLAKINAGNGNPKRDECSGSSSKRSHSPIRSTVAEALEDITALFYDEERNEIYTGNRHGLVHVWSN